In a single window of the Coffea eugenioides isolate CCC68of chromosome 3, Ceug_1.0, whole genome shotgun sequence genome:
- the LOC113765299 gene encoding L-type lectin-domain containing receptor kinase IV.1-like has translation MSFRLLTVILAYFLVHTPAAGAAAFDDVGFIYQGFHSSNLSLDGVAKITSNGLLWITNTTNLQTGHAFYPNPIKFKSTSNSSAFSFSTQFVFAMVTGLPGIPGEGIAFVIAPTRGLAEGASTRFLGLFDASTDGNRTNHLFAVELDTIQNPDFDDINDNHVGIDINSMRSKVSQPASYRANNKNSFDNLTLASGQPMQLWVEYDGMDRRIDVTLSPIAAAKPHTPLLSLRYDLSPILRQTMYVGFSAATSPINSGIGNFVLGWSFKMNGDAQALDLPRLPKLPRLGPKKVSKFFTVGLPLLSILLLSIVAFGVAYYLRRKWKFAEVLEEWELAYGPHRFKYKDLYIATKGFTQKQLLGEGGFGQVYKGVLPTNMVEVAVKKVSHRARQGMRAFIAEIVSIGRLRHRNLVPLLGYCRRKGELLLVYEFMSNGSLDKFLYNQPNCALNWSQRFRVIKGVALGLLYLHEEWEQVVIHRDVKASNVLLDDELNGRLGDFGLARLYDHGTLPQSTHVAGSIGYLAPEHNRTGMATTSTDVYAFGAFLLEVACGRRPIEPRAEPADNIILVDWVFSCWKAGCVLQAVDHNLGNEYVKEEAELVLKLGLLCSHSEPKIRPSMRQVLLYLEGSVALPDLSSLAMGVSAVGIGFTHPDFEDITSSFATSRDRCYSHSVADSLLSGGR, from the coding sequence ATGTCATTCAGACTTCTAACAGTAATCTTAGCCTATTTTCTAGTTCACACCCCTGCTGCTGGTGCAGCAGCTTTTGACGATGTTGGGTTCATCTATCAAGGATTTCACTCATCAAATCTTAGCCTGGATGGAGTAGCCAAAATCACCAGCAATGGCCTTCTATGGATAACCAACACCACCAACTTACAGACGGGACATGCCTTCTATCCTAATCCCATCAAATTCAAGAGCACATCTAATAGTTCAGCTTTCTCCTTTTCCACCCAATTTGTGTTTGCTATGGTAACTGGGCTCCCAGGCATTCCAGGTGAGGGAATAGCTTTTGTGATTGCGCCAACAAGAGGCCTTGCAGAAGGGGCTTCCACACGTTTCCTCGGCCTCTTCGACGCAAGTACAGATGGCAATAGAACAAATCACCTTTTTGCCGTGGAGCTTGACACTATCCAAAACCCAGATTTTGACGATATCAATGACAACCATGTTGGTATTGACATTAACTCTATGAGGTCCAAGGTATCCCAGCCAGCAAGTTACCGGGCTAATAACAAGAATTCATTTGATAACTTAACTCTTGCCAGCGGTCAACCGATGCAACTTTGGGTGGAATACGATGGGATGGATAGGAGAATCGATGTtacattatctccaatagcggCTGCTAAACCACATACTCCTCTTTTGTCTCTGAGATATGATCTTTCACCAATTTTACGGCAAACCATGTATGTTGGCTTTTCTGCAGCCACTAGTCCAATCAACAGCGGGATAGGTAATTTTGTACTGGGATGGAGCTTCAAGATGAATGGTGATGCGCAAGCGCTTGATCTCCCTCGGCTCCCCAAGCTTCCTCGGTTGGGACCTAAGAAAGTTTCTAAATTTTTCACCGTGGGATTGCCCCTGCTTTCCATACTTTTGCTGTCGATTGTAGCTTTTGGGGTAGCTTATTATTTAAGGAGGAAGTGGAAGTTTGCAGAAGTGCTGGAAGAATGGGAACTTGCCTATGGGCCTCACAGGTTCAAGTACAAAGATTTATACATTGCCACCAAGGGGTTTACACAAAAACAGCTGTTAGGGGAAGGCGGATTTGGCCAGGTCTACAAAGGCGTGTTGCCGACAAACATGGTTGAGGTTGCTGTCAAGAAGGTCTCTCATCGAGCAAGACAGGGaatgagagcatttattgcagAAATCGTCAGTATTGGGCGCTTACGCCATAGAAATTTAGTGCCACTGTTGGGTTATTGTCGGCGTAAAGGAGAGTTGCTTTTGGTATACGAGTTCATGTCCAATGGTAGTCTAGACAAGTTTCTGTACAACCAACCAAACTGCGCCCTCAACTGGAGCCAAAGATTTCGAGTCATCAAAGGAGTAGCGTTAGGATTACTGTATCTACACGAAGAATGGGAGCAAGTAGTGATCCACCGAGATGTAAAAGCCAGTAATGTATTGTTAGATGATGAACTGAATGGGAGATTAGGAGATTTCGGCCTGGCAAGGCTATACGATCACGGAACTCTCCCTCAAAGCACCCATGTAGCGGGATCTATTGGCTACCTTGCCCCTGAGCATAATAGGACTGGGATGGCAACAACGAGCACTGATGTGTATGCTTTTGGGGCGTTTTTGCTAGAGGTTGCCTGTGGAAGAAGGCCGATAGAACCCCGAGCAGAACCAGCAGATAATATCATTTTGGTTGATTGGGTATTTTCTTGCTGGAAAGCAGGTTGTGTACTCCAGGCAGTTGATCATAATTTGGGTAATGAGTATGTGAAAGAGGAAGCAGAATTGGTGTTGAAACTGGGCTTGCTATGCTCTCATTCAGAACCAAAGATTAGGCCAAGTATGAGACAAGTTCTGTTGTACTTGGAGGGATCAGTTGCCTTGCCAGATTTATCATCACTAGCCATGGGCGTTTCTGCTGTTGGCATTGGCTTCACCCATCCTGACTTCGAAGATATTACATCGTCATTTGCAACTTCCAGAGACAGATGTTACTCACATTCTGTAGCAGACTCCCTTCTGTCTGGTGGTCGGTAA